One window from the genome of Pseudomonas sp. L5B5 encodes:
- a CDS encoding alkene reductase, with protein MTTSNFNLLTSPAQIGTLSLKNHMVMAPLTRSRAGEGDAPTPTVVEYYRQRAGAGLIITEGSQVSAQGKGYIRTPGIFTTEQIEGWKQVTDAVHAEGGRIFLQLWHVGRLSHSLVQLNNELPVAPSAIKADGEIYTSDGLKSYELPRALTLDEIPDVIADFRQGAENAKRAGFDGAEIHGANGYLIDQFLRDGTNSRTDVYGGSVENRARFLKEVVESVIEVFGISRVGVRLSPIFNYFSMSDSDPQATFNYVANMLRRYGLAYVHVVELGAGAFNFRDLKRRFGGRYIANGGYAAQRAEKALSSGDADLVSFGTAFLANPDLVERFKQGSALNEADPATFYQGEERGYTDYPTLA; from the coding sequence ATGACCACGAGCAATTTCAACCTGCTCACGTCCCCTGCACAAATCGGCACCCTCTCCCTGAAAAACCATATGGTCATGGCCCCTTTAACGCGAAGCCGGGCCGGTGAAGGCGATGCTCCGACGCCCACCGTGGTCGAGTATTACCGGCAACGTGCGGGCGCCGGCCTTATCATCACCGAGGGGTCTCAGGTCTCAGCGCAAGGCAAAGGCTATATACGGACGCCGGGCATCTTTACTACCGAGCAAATCGAGGGTTGGAAACAAGTGACCGACGCTGTTCATGCAGAAGGTGGACGGATTTTCCTGCAACTCTGGCATGTCGGGCGCCTGTCCCACTCCCTGGTACAGCTCAATAACGAGCTGCCGGTGGCCCCTTCAGCGATCAAGGCGGATGGCGAGATTTACACGTCTGACGGACTGAAATCTTACGAGTTACCACGGGCTCTGACTCTGGATGAAATTCCTGACGTGATCGCTGACTTTCGCCAAGGTGCTGAGAACGCGAAACGCGCTGGATTCGACGGTGCGGAAATCCACGGGGCAAACGGTTACTTGATCGACCAGTTCCTGCGTGATGGCACCAATAGCCGCACGGACGTCTACGGCGGTTCTGTAGAAAACCGCGCGCGTTTTCTCAAGGAGGTCGTGGAGTCGGTCATCGAAGTCTTTGGGATCAGCCGCGTGGGCGTTCGCCTGTCGCCAATCTTCAATTACTTCTCCATGAGCGACAGCGATCCCCAAGCGACTTTCAACTATGTGGCGAATATGCTCAGGCGCTATGGGCTGGCCTACGTTCACGTGGTGGAGCTTGGCGCAGGAGCGTTCAATTTCAGAGACCTTAAGCGTCGTTTCGGCGGCCGTTACATCGCCAATGGTGGCTACGCCGCGCAACGCGCTGAAAAGGCACTGAGTTCAGGGGATGCAGATCTGGTGTCGTTTGGCACGGCGTTCCTGGCCAACCCGGATCTGGTCGAGCGATTCAAACAGGGTTCAGCCCTGAACGAAGCCGACCCCGCGACGTTCTACCAAGGTGAAGAGCGCGGTTACACCGACTATCCAACTCTGGCGTAA
- a CDS encoding helix-turn-helix transcriptional regulator, producing MYESPAQRWTLHALAKYAGLSRSVFALKFKAKVGASPMDYLGQWRMLLAAEKLAHTNDSISAIVLSVGYESDSAFSTAFKRLMKCAPRHYVARLAESAQDPHDAFIRGAS from the coding sequence ATCTATGAATCGCCCGCTCAGCGCTGGACGCTACACGCGCTCGCCAAGTATGCCGGCCTGTCACGCTCGGTTTTTGCGCTCAAGTTCAAGGCGAAGGTCGGCGCCTCTCCGATGGATTACTTGGGTCAGTGGCGAATGCTGCTCGCGGCTGAAAAACTGGCCCACACCAACGACTCGATATCGGCTATCGTGCTGTCCGTCGGCTACGAATCGGACAGCGCTTTCAGCACTGCTTTCAAACGCCTCATGAAGTGCGCACCCCGTCATTACGTCGCTCGCTTGGCCGAGTCAGCCCAGGATCCACACGACGCGTTTATCCGAGGTGCTTCTTAG
- a CDS encoding pirin family protein has protein sequence MTATAVVLPRAIVHRTQGSTHGPITRLMSPSDLGEHLKPFIFLDIFSMNSKRGKSSFGMHPHSGIATVTFMTQGEVAYEDTTGATGVLLAGGLEWMRAGNGVWHGATLTSASLMQGFQLWVALPPELENAPALSTYLAPSQVPQSGPARVLLGRYGDAHSLIEAPSDMNYLAVNLKDGERWRYSPPPGHNVAWLAVSTGRLDAGGQINAGELAIFEETEQHIDFLAQGDCSFVMGSVVKHPHDLVTGYYSVHTSEKALAQGESEIQRIGARLRQQGRLK, from the coding sequence ATGACCGCCACAGCTGTCGTTCTGCCACGCGCCATCGTTCATCGCACCCAGGGCAGCACCCATGGCCCGATCACCCGGCTCATGAGCCCTAGCGATCTGGGAGAACACCTTAAGCCTTTCATTTTCCTTGATATTTTCAGCATGAACAGCAAACGCGGAAAGTCGAGTTTCGGCATGCACCCGCACTCCGGGATCGCGACGGTGACCTTCATGACCCAAGGCGAAGTGGCCTATGAAGACACCACCGGCGCGACAGGTGTATTGCTGGCCGGAGGTCTGGAGTGGATGCGCGCCGGCAACGGTGTCTGGCATGGCGCGACACTGACCAGCGCGTCCTTGATGCAGGGGTTCCAGCTCTGGGTGGCGCTGCCGCCGGAGTTGGAAAACGCCCCTGCGCTGAGCACCTATCTTGCGCCCTCCCAAGTTCCGCAATCAGGCCCGGCACGCGTGCTCCTGGGTCGATACGGCGACGCGCATAGCTTGATTGAAGCGCCGAGTGACATGAACTATCTCGCCGTTAATTTGAAAGACGGCGAGCGTTGGCGGTACTCCCCGCCGCCCGGTCACAACGTTGCCTGGCTTGCGGTAAGTACAGGACGCCTGGATGCGGGAGGCCAGATTAATGCCGGCGAACTCGCCATTTTCGAGGAGACCGAGCAACACATCGACTTCTTGGCGCAAGGCGACTGCTCATTCGTGATGGGCTCAGTGGTGAAGCACCCGCACGACCTGGTGACGGGGTACTACTCGGTGCACACAAGCGAGAAGGCGTTGGCCCAAGGCGAATCCGAAATACAGCGCATTGGCGCACGCCTTCGGCAGCAAGGACGACTTAAATAG
- a CDS encoding zinc-dependent alcohol dehydrogenase family protein, producing the protein MSRTIRFHKFGPAEVLKCEEHAASLPAPGEVQVRVEAIGISWYDVLWRQNLASSHARLPSGLGHEMAGVVTAVGEGVEDLAVGDKVASFPAESPNDYPVYGEQIVLPRSALTRYPDALSPIEAAVHYTPLLIAYFAYADLARVKPGQFALVTDASHCAGPAFVQLGKALGARVIAATKNAEEREYLLSLGAEKVIATEEQDLLMQVNKLTDNRGVDVVFDGLGGPQMSMLGDVLAPRGSLVLYGLQGGNQTPFPACAAFQKNIQFFVHCIGNFTGKPELGISQDQVALQRALRDINQLTADRVLLPLKTRVFPFSEFVQAHRYMDECPCRERVALQIESA; encoded by the coding sequence ATGTCCCGCACGATTCGTTTTCACAAGTTTGGACCGGCCGAAGTGCTCAAGTGCGAAGAGCATGCGGCCTCGCTGCCTGCGCCAGGCGAAGTGCAGGTACGAGTCGAAGCCATTGGTATCAGCTGGTACGACGTGCTCTGGCGGCAGAACCTGGCGTCCTCCCATGCCCGGTTGCCTTCTGGCCTGGGCCATGAAATGGCCGGTGTGGTCACCGCCGTGGGCGAGGGGGTCGAGGACCTGGCGGTGGGCGACAAGGTCGCGAGCTTTCCCGCCGAGAGTCCCAACGACTATCCGGTGTATGGCGAGCAGATCGTCCTGCCGCGCTCGGCCCTGACCCGTTATCCGGATGCCTTGAGCCCGATCGAGGCGGCGGTGCACTACACGCCGCTGTTGATCGCCTATTTCGCCTACGCCGACCTGGCCCGGGTCAAGCCCGGGCAGTTTGCCCTGGTCACCGACGCCAGCCACTGCGCCGGGCCAGCTTTCGTGCAACTGGGCAAGGCCCTGGGTGCAAGGGTGATCGCGGCCACCAAGAACGCCGAGGAACGTGAGTACCTGCTGTCCCTGGGGGCGGAAAAAGTGATCGCCACCGAGGAGCAGGACCTGCTGATGCAGGTCAACAAGCTCACCGACAACCGCGGTGTCGACGTGGTCTTCGACGGCCTGGGCGGGCCGCAGATGTCGATGCTCGGCGATGTCCTTGCGCCCCGTGGCAGCCTGGTGCTGTATGGCCTGCAAGGCGGCAACCAGACGCCATTCCCGGCCTGCGCGGCGTTCCAGAAGAACATCCAGTTCTTCGTGCACTGCATCGGCAATTTCACCGGCAAGCCGGAGCTGGGCATCAGCCAGGACCAGGTGGCGCTGCAACGAGCACTGCGCGACATCAACCAGTTGACCGCCGACCGGGTGCTGCTGCCACTCAAGACTCGAGTGTTCCCGTTCAGCGAGTTTGTCCAGGCCCACCGCTACATGGACGAATGCCCCTGCCGCGAGCGGGTCGCGCTGCAGATCGAGTCGGCCTGA
- a CDS encoding NADPH-dependent FMN reductase translates to MNLPSFSAQPMTSPLPLIGIVVGSASEARFGEKHELWIHEVAKQRNDIAIELIDLREHSLSFFYGPQSVTPADRGRAEKRWTDRLASIDGLIVVTPEYDQGTSAELKIAFDIAGQKLGRKPIGFVGYGGTGRAIEQLQLAAIELQMVPVRNAKHIGIAEFIGIWQQGKTFNDYPRLAQAAKELLDDIAWWAHALKTSRNNT, encoded by the coding sequence ATGAACTTGCCCAGTTTTTCAGCACAACCTATGACCTCGCCCCTCCCCCTCATCGGCATTGTCGTAGGTTCGGCCAGTGAAGCTCGCTTTGGTGAAAAGCACGAACTCTGGATCCATGAAGTAGCAAAACAGCGCAACGATATCGCTATCGAATTAATTGACCTGCGTGAACACTCGCTGTCTTTTTTCTACGGTCCGCAATCAGTAACCCCTGCCGACCGCGGCCGCGCGGAAAAACGTTGGACTGACAGGCTCGCGTCGATCGATGGGCTGATCGTGGTCACTCCAGAGTACGACCAAGGGACAAGCGCCGAACTGAAAATCGCCTTCGACATCGCCGGCCAGAAGCTCGGCCGCAAGCCGATCGGCTTCGTGGGTTATGGCGGTACTGGTCGCGCCATCGAACAGCTGCAACTGGCGGCCATTGAATTGCAGATGGTCCCGGTACGCAATGCCAAGCACATCGGCATCGCTGAATTCATCGGCATCTGGCAGCAGGGAAAAACTTTCAACGATTACCCGCGTCTGGCCCAGGCCGCCAAAGAGCTGCTCGATGACATCGCCTGGTGGGCCCATGCACTCAAGACCTCGAGGAATAACACATGA
- a CDS encoding tyrosine-type recombinase/integrase — MPPDNAVVFKRKLSDALIRSLTEPGKHADGEVPGLYLEVRASSKVGKSPSKVWRLKYRLHGKENRFSIGAYPDIGLKEARDIARGARRDVANHTAPLKAKTAKIEAQLLNEERTFAYVAEQWLVFKSAELVTKSIAGFSGALNNHILPAIGNKPVSEIKLEHITTIITELRRQRTMAMARRVRTIIRAVLGFAEGRGWVERNVALSNIEELKIRHVVISNPAIERPADLGRFLIRLDDCNDGSVAAAMRLLVMLPVRPGELVQMRWEDVDLVGADWRYVVSKTKHLDKSKHIVPLPEQALVLLRKLHKTRVVDEEGKGWVFVSPVYPGRPINPTSMLKSFQRIWPEYDITAHGFRATYRTIAHEHLGIDPIVLELSLSHRMPGALGAVYARAQLLVQRRDAAQQWANYLDQLRQNAARTTTD; from the coding sequence ATGCCCCCAGATAATGCGGTTGTCTTCAAACGAAAACTCAGCGATGCCTTGATCCGCTCACTGACCGAACCCGGCAAACACGCCGATGGCGAAGTCCCTGGCCTCTACTTGGAGGTAAGGGCGTCGAGCAAGGTCGGCAAATCCCCTTCCAAGGTTTGGCGATTGAAGTATCGGCTGCATGGCAAGGAAAACCGCTTCTCCATCGGCGCTTACCCCGACATCGGTCTCAAGGAGGCGCGCGACATTGCCCGCGGCGCACGCCGCGACGTGGCTAACCACACCGCTCCGCTCAAGGCCAAGACCGCCAAAATCGAGGCGCAGTTGCTCAATGAAGAGCGCACCTTCGCGTACGTGGCCGAGCAATGGTTGGTATTTAAGTCTGCCGAACTGGTGACCAAATCCATCGCGGGGTTTAGTGGCGCGCTGAATAACCACATTTTGCCTGCCATCGGTAATAAGCCGGTCAGCGAGATCAAGCTAGAGCACATCACCACAATCATTACGGAGTTGCGCCGTCAGCGCACCATGGCCATGGCCCGGCGCGTGCGTACCATTATCCGTGCCGTCCTGGGCTTTGCCGAGGGGCGCGGATGGGTGGAACGTAATGTGGCGCTTAGCAACATTGAGGAGTTGAAGATCCGCCATGTCGTGATCAGCAACCCGGCAATCGAAAGGCCAGCCGACCTGGGCAGGTTTCTTATACGCCTTGATGACTGCAACGACGGCAGCGTTGCCGCCGCAATGCGCCTGCTGGTCATGTTGCCGGTCCGACCAGGCGAACTGGTGCAGATGCGCTGGGAAGATGTCGACTTGGTGGGCGCCGATTGGCGTTATGTGGTGAGCAAGACCAAGCACCTGGACAAGAGCAAACACATCGTGCCGTTACCTGAGCAAGCCTTGGTTCTGTTACGTAAACTACATAAAACTCGCGTGGTGGATGAAGAAGGCAAAGGCTGGGTGTTCGTCTCACCGGTTTATCCGGGACGTCCAATAAACCCGACCTCCATGCTCAAGTCCTTTCAGCGCATCTGGCCGGAGTACGACATCACAGCTCACGGCTTTCGCGCGACCTACAGAACCATTGCCCACGAGCACTTGGGTATCGATCCAATCGTGCTCGAACTTTCGTTATCTCACCGAATGCCAGGTGCGCTGGGGGCTGTGTATGCGCGCGCTCAACTGCTAGTGCAACGCAGGGACGCGGCTCAGCAATGGGCGAACTACTTAGACCAGTTGCGGCAAAACGCAGCGCGAACCACCACCGATTGA
- a CDS encoding DoxX family protein, whose protein sequence is MTTSPSRSSTHRRIVWGVRAFLILAFAVAGVAKLAGAPQMIQVFEAIGIGQWFRYLTGAVEVIGALLLLKPATGFLGGLALAMTMVCGAATHLLLIGGNPVPAMILAALSAFVAWQLRPLSRLSAAS, encoded by the coding sequence ATGACCACATCCCCTTCTCGCTCTTCTACTCATCGCCGAATCGTTTGGGGCGTTCGTGCGTTCTTGATTCTGGCATTCGCTGTGGCTGGAGTCGCCAAGCTGGCCGGAGCACCGCAAATGATTCAAGTATTCGAAGCAATCGGCATAGGACAATGGTTCCGGTATCTGACCGGTGCCGTCGAGGTAATCGGCGCCTTGTTATTACTGAAACCCGCCACGGGCTTTCTCGGAGGGCTGGCATTGGCAATGACGATGGTCTGCGGGGCGGCTACGCACCTTCTGCTGATTGGCGGCAACCCGGTACCCGCGATGATTCTGGCCGCGTTGTCTGCATTTGTAGCCTGGCAGTTGCGCCCTCTCTCACGGCTCAGTGCGGCAAGCTAG
- a CDS encoding LysR family transcriptional regulator, translating into MLDLNDVALFVHVVRNGSFAEAARQLGMPSNTLSRRVQQLEAQLGTRLLQRSTRKLTLTHSGELFHERCSGAVEGLLDAGQQLMTGSQEPSGTVRVAAMADFFDFFPMEWVADFLAKHPQVRLDFVLSDARADLIAERIDIAFRGGVLQDSGYVGRQLLGAGNEGLVASSDYLNKRGVPATLQDLDNHDCVSFAHPSGLTTWRLMGPDGVEEDIQITSRFNGNTAQALRKATLAGLGIALLPPTITNLDLQAGRLVSVLPHYYRTGFGLHLLYPSRKHLPLAVSAFIELVMEKLKEQTFPANV; encoded by the coding sequence ATGCTCGACCTGAACGACGTCGCCTTGTTTGTACATGTGGTGCGCAACGGCAGCTTTGCCGAGGCGGCACGGCAGCTTGGAATGCCGTCCAACACCCTGAGCCGGCGAGTTCAACAACTCGAGGCTCAGCTCGGCACACGGCTGCTACAGCGCTCGACGCGCAAACTCACACTGACCCATTCCGGGGAGCTGTTTCATGAACGGTGTTCTGGCGCAGTAGAAGGCCTTCTCGATGCCGGTCAGCAATTGATGACAGGTAGCCAGGAGCCCAGCGGCACCGTGCGCGTTGCGGCGATGGCAGATTTTTTCGACTTTTTCCCTATGGAGTGGGTGGCTGATTTTCTAGCCAAGCATCCACAAGTGCGGCTGGATTTCGTGCTGAGCGATGCGCGGGCCGATTTGATCGCCGAACGGATTGACATTGCATTTCGAGGCGGCGTTTTGCAGGACTCGGGATACGTCGGTCGTCAACTGCTTGGAGCAGGCAATGAAGGGTTGGTCGCCAGTTCTGATTACCTCAATAAACGCGGCGTGCCTGCCACGCTCCAGGATTTGGACAATCACGACTGCGTGAGTTTTGCTCACCCCAGCGGACTCACCACATGGCGTCTTATGGGGCCCGACGGTGTTGAGGAAGATATTCAGATTACCAGTCGTTTCAATGGCAACACTGCTCAAGCATTGCGTAAGGCTACGTTGGCTGGGTTAGGTATTGCGTTGCTGCCGCCCACCATAACTAATCTCGATCTTCAGGCTGGCCGATTGGTGTCTGTGCTCCCGCATTACTATCGCACTGGATTTGGTCTGCACTTGCTTTACCCCAGTCGCAAACATTTGCCCTTGGCAGTCTCGGCGTTCATCGAGTTGGTGATGGAGAAGCTGAAAGAGCAGACATTCCCGGCGAATGTGTAG
- a CDS encoding LysR family transcriptional regulator: MNRNDLRRVDLNLLIVFETLMHERSVTRAAEKLFLGQPAISAALSRLRNLFDDPLFVRTGRSMEPTARAAEIFALLSPALDSISTAVSRAAEFDPATSTAVFRIGLSDDVEFALLPMLLKRLRAEAPGIVLVVRRANYLLMPSLLASGEISIGVSYTADLPANAKRKVLRRSMPKLLRADTVPGPLSLDDFCARPHALVSFAGDLSGFIDEELEKLGRKRHVVLAVPQFNGLSTLLAGTDILATVPDYTAEALTAAGGVRAEDPPLPVRSFEMHMAWRGSQDNDPGERWLRSRIQMFFGDPDSL, translated from the coding sequence ATGAATCGTAATGACCTGCGTCGTGTCGACCTGAATCTGTTGATCGTGTTCGAAACACTCATGCACGAACGCAGTGTGACCCGTGCCGCCGAGAAACTGTTCCTCGGCCAGCCCGCCATCAGTGCGGCCCTGTCGCGCCTGCGCAATCTGTTCGACGACCCGCTGTTCGTGCGCACCGGTCGCAGCATGGAGCCCACCGCCCGGGCAGCGGAGATCTTCGCCCTGCTGTCCCCGGCCCTGGACTCGATCTCCACCGCCGTCAGCCGTGCCGCCGAGTTCGACCCGGCCACCAGCACCGCAGTCTTTCGCATCGGCCTGTCCGACGACGTCGAGTTCGCCCTGCTGCCAATGCTGCTCAAGCGCCTGCGCGCCGAAGCCCCGGGCATCGTGCTGGTGGTGCGCCGGGCCAACTACCTGCTGATGCCCTCGCTCCTGGCCTCGGGGGAGATTTCCATCGGCGTCAGCTATACCGCCGACCTGCCGGCCAATGCCAAGCGCAAGGTCCTGCGACGCAGCATGCCCAAGCTATTGCGCGCCGACACCGTGCCCGGCCCCCTGAGCCTGGATGACTTCTGCGCCCGCCCTCACGCCCTGGTGTCGTTCGCCGGCGACCTGAGCGGCTTCATCGATGAAGAACTGGAAAAACTCGGACGCAAGCGCCACGTCGTGCTGGCGGTCCCGCAGTTCAACGGTTTGAGCACCCTGCTGGCCGGCACCGACATCCTCGCCACCGTCCCCGACTACACCGCCGAGGCCCTCACCGCCGCCGGCGGCGTACGCGCCGAGGACCCACCGCTGCCGGTGCGCAGCTTCGAAATGCACATGGCCTGGCGCGGTTCCCAGGACAACGACCCAGGCGAGCGCTGGCTGCGCTCGCGGATCCAGATGTTCTTCGGCGACCCCGATAGCCTGTAA